A region from the Gemmatimonadota bacterium genome encodes:
- a CDS encoding bifunctional riboflavin kinase/FAD synthetase has protein sequence MVESGLPPDVTATVVTVGSFDGVHRGHQDVLARLVARGHERGLPTVLVTFEPHPLEVVNPGAAPPLLTVGDEKVEVLVESGIDYLAVVPFTSALAALDAPSFVDRVLVDRFRVAHLLMGHDHAFGRNRAGNPDVLRHLGSSRGFSVEVVTAVTSGGGHPISSTFLRRAVAGGDLARAAEGLGRPYSMGGRVVTGAQRGRLLGFPTINVPVLSSRKLLPPLGVYAVRVQTPQGAFGGMLNLGGRPTFDDAEVALEVHLFDATGDFYDRRVRIDFVARLRAVERFASPEALVAQLRRDEVAARAALATT, from the coding sequence ATGGTTGAGAGCGGCCTCCCCCCGGACGTGACCGCGACGGTAGTGACCGTGGGGTCCTTTGATGGCGTGCACCGAGGCCATCAGGACGTGCTCGCGCGACTCGTCGCACGGGGTCACGAACGGGGGCTTCCGACCGTCCTCGTGACCTTCGAACCGCATCCCCTCGAGGTGGTGAACCCCGGGGCCGCGCCGCCGCTGCTGACGGTGGGTGATGAAAAGGTGGAGGTGCTGGTGGAAAGCGGCATCGATTACCTCGCCGTCGTGCCGTTCACCTCCGCGCTCGCCGCCCTGGATGCCCCATCTTTCGTTGACCGAGTGCTTGTCGATCGGTTCCGGGTGGCGCACCTGCTCATGGGGCATGACCATGCGTTCGGCCGGAATCGCGCCGGCAATCCCGACGTGTTGCGCCACCTTGGGTCATCGCGGGGTTTTTCGGTGGAAGTCGTGACGGCGGTGACCAGCGGAGGCGGGCACCCGATTTCCTCGACGTTCCTGCGCCGCGCAGTGGCTGGGGGCGACCTGGCGCGGGCCGCCGAGGGGCTGGGGCGTCCGTACTCGATGGGGGGCCGTGTGGTGACCGGTGCCCAGCGCGGGCGGCTCCTGGGCTTCCCCACGATCAACGTGCCGGTGTTGTCCTCGCGGAAACTGCTGCCGCCGCTTGGGGTGTATGCGGTGCGGGTACAGACGCCGCAGGGGGCGTTTGGCGGGATGCTGAACCTTGGGGGCCGTCCGACGTTTGACGATGCCGAGGTCGCGCTGGAAGTGCACCTGTTTGATGCGACGGGAGATTTCTACGATCGGCGGGTCCGCATCGATTTCGTTGCGCGCTTGCGCGCGGTGGAGCGGTTTGCCTCGCCGGAGGCGCTGGTGGCGCAACTGCGGCGGGATGAGGTGGCGGCGCGCGCGGCCCTGGCCACAACCTAA
- the mrdA gene encoding penicillin-binding protein 2: MSFHPNDIQRRGVAATAAILVAMTALGSAFFRAQVLDDAAYRLSSERNRLRQVPLPAARGVIYDRHGEIIAENVPGYSVSILGASADSLRSTLVALTRILPLSEGEVNRAVQRFRKDPNRPTVILSDASYDQVAVLEEHRVEFPSLIIQSAPKRYYPDGPAVAAFTGYTGQIRDTELGTEAFEGYKSGQEIGRSGLERQYEAELRGREGSRFVEVDARGRVVRDGADRDFDAPVSGQVLKTNIDLDLQRFIANYLGDTLAAGVVAIEPKTGAVLALHSSPSFDPNRFIGGIQQEYWDELNADKVRLPLYNKAMQGLYPPASTFKLATAALALQDGLVDFDSRMPRPCTGGYVYGSRSWGCWDKGGHGAVTLSEAIAKSCDVYFYQLGLRMSLSRLLAGGVSLKMGERSGIDLPSEVKPLWPASTAYLDSTFGRGNWSNGETLNLSIGQGKNSQTVLNMARFYTALATDGFAATPEVVARSPERTQILKLTPAQFAGLRAAMGDVVSGRGTAGSAAIDGVQLAGKTGTAQNETSRDHAWFVGMAPQDDPTIVVAVMLWQGEHGYAAARIASKIISHFFKRPAIEPANVVGN; the protein is encoded by the coding sequence ATGAGCTTCCATCCGAACGACATCCAGCGACGTGGGGTCGCTGCGACGGCGGCGATCCTCGTGGCCATGACCGCCCTGGGCAGCGCGTTCTTTCGCGCGCAGGTGCTCGACGATGCGGCCTACCGACTCTCCTCGGAGCGCAATCGCTTGCGGCAGGTACCGCTGCCTGCCGCGCGTGGGGTCATCTACGATCGACACGGTGAGATCATCGCGGAGAACGTTCCCGGGTACTCGGTGTCGATCCTTGGCGCCTCCGCGGATTCCCTGCGATCGACGCTGGTCGCGCTGACGCGCATCCTTCCGCTCAGCGAGGGGGAGGTCAATCGCGCGGTGCAACGATTCCGGAAGGATCCCAACCGGCCCACGGTGATCCTGTCCGACGCCTCGTATGACCAGGTGGCGGTGCTCGAGGAACATCGCGTCGAGTTTCCAAGCCTCATCATCCAATCCGCACCCAAGCGGTATTACCCTGATGGCCCCGCAGTGGCGGCCTTCACGGGGTACACGGGCCAGATCCGGGATACCGAACTCGGCACGGAGGCGTTTGAGGGATACAAGAGTGGCCAGGAGATCGGTCGGTCGGGGCTCGAGCGTCAGTACGAGGCCGAATTGCGGGGACGCGAAGGCAGCCGATTCGTTGAGGTGGACGCCCGCGGTCGCGTGGTGCGTGATGGCGCCGACCGCGATTTCGACGCCCCGGTCTCGGGCCAGGTGCTCAAGACCAACATCGACCTCGACCTCCAGCGGTTCATAGCGAATTATCTGGGCGATACGCTGGCGGCTGGGGTTGTCGCCATCGAGCCGAAGACGGGGGCGGTACTCGCGCTGCATAGCTCTCCCTCGTTTGACCCGAATCGGTTCATCGGGGGGATCCAGCAGGAGTACTGGGACGAGCTGAACGCGGACAAGGTGCGGTTGCCGTTGTACAACAAGGCGATGCAGGGGCTGTATCCCCCAGCGTCCACCTTCAAGCTCGCCACCGCCGCCCTGGCGCTGCAGGATGGCCTCGTGGACTTCGATAGCCGGATGCCGCGGCCTTGCACGGGCGGCTATGTCTACGGCTCTCGATCATGGGGGTGCTGGGACAAGGGCGGACATGGCGCCGTCACGCTGAGCGAGGCCATCGCGAAGTCGTGTGACGTCTATTTCTACCAGCTGGGTCTGCGGATGTCGCTCTCGCGCCTGCTCGCCGGCGGCGTGAGCCTGAAGATGGGGGAACGCTCCGGAATCGACCTGCCAAGCGAAGTGAAGCCTCTGTGGCCCGCCAGCACGGCGTACCTGGACTCCACGTTCGGGAGAGGCAACTGGAGTAACGGGGAAACGCTGAACCTGTCGATCGGCCAGGGGAAGAACTCGCAAACCGTGCTGAACATGGCGCGCTTCTACACCGCGCTCGCCACCGACGGATTCGCCGCCACGCCCGAGGTCGTCGCCCGATCCCCCGAGCGAACCCAAATCCTGAAGCTGACCCCGGCCCAGTTCGCCGGTTTGCGCGCGGCGATGGGCGATGTGGTCTCAGGCCGCGGGACCGCGGGCAGCGCCGCCATCGACGGAGTTCAGCTGGCAGGCAAGACGGGGACCGCACAGAACGAGACCTCGCGTGACCATGCCTGGTTTGTCGGCATGGCCCCGCAGGATGACCCGACGATCGTGGTCGCGGTGATGCTCTGGCAGGGTGAACACGGCTATGCGGCAGCGCGGATCGCCTCGAAGATCATCTCGCACTTCTTCAAGCGCCCGGCGATCGAGCCGGCCAACGTGGTGGGCAATTGA
- a CDS encoding rod shape-determining protein MreC has protein sequence MARAAKAGTRIDAALLVASALVAVMAMVLPGGTRDAVAAALQRSLARPLLALQQQSERARAALAERDNIVQRLDSLALRDVAHRQLAAENATLRGLLGIGAEVRTGFTPATALHGHLPGESHTLVLTAGRRDGVFANSAVVAPEGLVGRLTFVDERTSHAILWSHPNFRASAMSADGQTVGIVAPHLTGQASSACRGLDEIACAEPDRMLLELRGVAYRDALDSGTTIVTTGLGGVFPRGIVVGRVIGEVPTTAQWTRTYLLRAAAHPAWVSAVLILSPSVQGNDLSGAWPDSSAAEAARARAVAAGDSLRQLNDAARLAEMQRVTDSIAAAGGAALRDSGRRVP, from the coding sequence ATGGCGCGTGCGGCGAAAGCCGGCACCCGGATCGACGCGGCGCTCCTGGTGGCGTCCGCGTTGGTCGCGGTGATGGCCATGGTGCTCCCCGGGGGTACGCGCGATGCCGTGGCCGCAGCGCTCCAGCGAAGCCTTGCGCGCCCCCTGCTGGCGCTGCAGCAGCAGTCCGAGCGCGCACGCGCGGCCCTGGCGGAGCGCGACAATATCGTCCAGCGACTCGATTCGCTCGCGCTGCGTGACGTCGCCCATCGGCAATTGGCCGCGGAGAACGCGACCTTGCGCGGGTTGCTCGGGATTGGCGCGGAAGTGCGGACCGGGTTCACCCCGGCCACCGCGCTGCACGGGCACCTCCCTGGTGAGAGCCACACGCTCGTCCTGACGGCCGGTCGCCGTGATGGGGTGTTCGCGAACAGCGCCGTCGTCGCGCCGGAGGGGTTGGTCGGCCGGCTGACCTTCGTGGACGAACGCACGAGTCATGCGATCCTGTGGTCGCACCCCAACTTCCGCGCCTCGGCGATGTCCGCCGACGGGCAAACGGTGGGGATCGTGGCCCCGCACCTCACCGGCCAGGCGAGCAGCGCCTGTCGCGGGTTGGATGAGATAGCCTGTGCCGAACCAGACCGCATGTTACTCGAGTTGCGGGGCGTCGCGTACCGCGATGCGCTGGATTCAGGGACGACGATTGTCACGACCGGACTCGGCGGCGTCTTTCCGCGGGGCATTGTGGTCGGGCGGGTGATCGGGGAGGTCCCGACGACCGCGCAGTGGACGCGGACCTACCTCCTGCGTGCAGCAGCACACCCTGCCTGGGTCTCGGCGGTCCTCATCTTGTCCCCGTCGGTCCAGGGGAACGACCTGTCCGGTGCCTGGCCGGATTCGTCCGCCGCCGAGGCCGCGCGGGCACGAGCGGTGGCCGCCGGTGACTCGTTGCGCCAGCTCAACGACGCGGCGCGCCTGGCCGAGATGCAGCGGGTCACGGATTCCATCGCGGCTGCCGGCGGCGCGGCACTGCGTGACTCTGGGCGGAGGGTGCCATGA
- the dut gene encoding dUTP diphosphatase, translated as MQIRVRRLPHNMDLPLPARQTAGSAGYDVCSAEPEFTLAPGERRAVATGLVIELPPGIEMQIRPRSGLALKHGLVVPNAPGTIDPDYRGELQVIVWNLGVAPMVVRRGDRIAQAVFARFETPVLEVAEALEVTERGEGGFGSTGVSGDARAFGGPEGSSAGSSGRT; from the coding sequence ATGCAGATTCGTGTCCGGCGGTTGCCGCACAATATGGACCTGCCGCTGCCCGCGAGACAAACGGCTGGCAGCGCTGGGTACGATGTGTGCTCGGCGGAACCGGAGTTCACCCTCGCGCCTGGGGAGCGGCGGGCCGTGGCCACCGGGCTGGTGATCGAGTTGCCGCCGGGTATTGAGATGCAGATCCGTCCCCGCTCGGGCCTGGCGCTGAAGCACGGCCTGGTGGTGCCTAACGCGCCGGGAACGATCGACCCGGATTATCGCGGCGAGCTGCAGGTGATCGTCTGGAACCTCGGGGTGGCGCCAATGGTCGTTAGGCGGGGGGATCGGATCGCCCAGGCGGTGTTCGCCCGCTTCGAGACCCCGGTGCTGGAGGTCGCAGAGGCCCTTGAGGTAACGGAGCGGGGGGAGGGGGGCTTTGGGAGCACGGGGGTGTCGGGGGACGCCAGGGCTTTCGGGGGTCCCGAGGGGTCCTCGGCGGGCTCGTCCGGTCGCACCTAG
- the truB gene encoding tRNA pseudouridine(55) synthase TruB, translated as MRATSTDALVLVDKPAGVTSFDVVRQVGRAVGTRRVGHAGTLDPFATGLLVVMSGVATRCIRFVSTEPKVYLATISFGTERDTDDVTGQVTRDAAPPSLEAIRDALPGLTGVLAQVPPAYSAKKVDGQRAYALARGGATVTLAASRVTVHQWEEVAWGEGQLVARVTCGTGTYIRALARDLGRTTGSAAHLSSLRRERSGPFHVDEATSWEALRRGEAGARAPLDALRELPVVTLDATEAARARHGATVARPESLEAAAAVLCGPQGEWLGIARVSQGVVYPIVVHG; from the coding sequence ATGCGAGCGACCTCGACTGACGCACTCGTCCTCGTCGACAAGCCGGCGGGGGTGACGTCGTTCGATGTCGTGCGGCAGGTCGGTCGTGCGGTCGGGACGCGCCGGGTGGGGCACGCCGGAACCCTGGATCCGTTCGCCACGGGACTGCTCGTGGTCATGAGTGGGGTCGCCACCCGCTGCATTCGATTTGTCTCGACGGAACCCAAGGTGTACCTCGCCACTATTTCCTTCGGCACCGAGCGCGACACCGACGACGTCACGGGGCAGGTCACGCGTGACGCGGCGCCACCCTCCCTCGAGGCGATCCGGGACGCGCTGCCCGGGTTGACCGGGGTGCTCGCGCAGGTCCCGCCGGCGTATTCCGCGAAGAAGGTGGATGGACAGCGGGCGTATGCGTTGGCCCGCGGCGGGGCAACGGTCACGCTCGCGGCGTCCCGCGTGACCGTCCATCAGTGGGAGGAGGTGGCATGGGGGGAAGGGCAGCTGGTCGCCCGCGTGACGTGCGGAACAGGGACGTACATTCGCGCCTTGGCGCGTGACCTTGGCCGCACGACGGGTTCAGCGGCCCACCTTTCGTCGCTGCGGCGCGAGCGCAGCGGTCCGTTTCACGTTGATGAGGCCACTTCGTGGGAGGCGCTGCGCCGGGGCGAGGCCGGGGCGCGGGCTCCATTGGATGCGCTTCGCGAGCTGCCCGTGGTGACCCTGGACGCCACCGAGGCCGCCCGGGCCAGACATGGGGCGACCGTTGCCCGCCCAGAGTCGCTGGAAGCGGCCGCCGCGGTCCTGTGCGGGCCCCAGGGGGAATGGCTCGGGATCGCCCGCGTGTCCCAGGGCGTGGTATATCCGATCGTGGTGCATGGTTGA
- the mreD gene encoding rod shape-determining protein MreD, with translation MNSRGLRTLLLCVFLIILHFSVTPLVAWRVTPDFLVIAVLLAAVRLRPGVAAVTGLVVGLLGDALLPEAFGVGAFTLTVLGFTASWLKAVFFSDNVMLHAVFFFGGKWAHDVVSVVLRQQVGWGDGAAQLLLWSPLAAAVTALAGLVLLVLFRGILEPPGT, from the coding sequence ATGAACAGCCGCGGCCTCCGCACCCTGTTGCTGTGCGTCTTCCTGATCATCCTGCACTTCTCGGTGACACCACTCGTCGCGTGGCGGGTGACGCCGGACTTCCTGGTGATTGCCGTACTCCTCGCGGCCGTGCGATTGCGCCCAGGCGTCGCGGCGGTGACGGGACTCGTCGTTGGGTTGTTGGGCGATGCGCTGCTTCCCGAGGCCTTCGGCGTGGGGGCCTTCACACTGACCGTGCTCGGCTTCACCGCGTCGTGGCTGAAGGCGGTGTTCTTCTCCGACAACGTGATGCTGCACGCCGTCTTCTTCTTCGGCGGCAAGTGGGCCCATGACGTAGTCTCGGTGGTGCTGCGGCAGCAAGTCGGTTGGGGGGATGGGGCCGCGCAGCTGCTGCTCTGGTCACCGCTGGCGGCGGCCGTGACGGCGCTGGCGGGGCTCGTCCTGCTCGTGTTGTTTCGCGGAATCCTCGAACCGCCCGGGACATGA
- a CDS encoding rod shape-determining protein, which produces MRWPFPKAGKLFPANAIAVDLGTANTLIYVKGEGIVLNEPSVVAMDRETKRVKGVGLEAKRMLGRTPDGIIAVRPMKDGVIADFDVTEKMLRYFLELIIKNRMFKIKPRVIVCVPSGITEVEKRAVRDSALGAGAKEVFMVAEPMAAAIGVGLPIETPTGNMVIDIGGGTTEIAVIALSGIVSDTSIRTAGDELDTAIVQFMRKNYNLLIGEPTAEQIKITVGSAAPVGEEREMEVKGRDLVSGIPKIVRVHSSEIREAIQEPIQQIVDAVRRALEITPPELSSDIVDRGIVMTGGGALIRGLDVVLSQETGLPIHVDEDPLTCVVRGVGRILDDEQKYFSVLSS; this is translated from the coding sequence ATGCGCTGGCCGTTCCCCAAGGCGGGGAAGCTCTTTCCCGCAAATGCGATCGCCGTTGACCTCGGTACGGCCAACACACTCATCTACGTCAAGGGCGAAGGGATCGTCCTGAACGAGCCCTCCGTCGTCGCGATGGATCGCGAGACCAAGCGGGTGAAGGGGGTGGGACTCGAAGCCAAGCGCATGCTGGGACGCACGCCCGACGGGATCATCGCGGTCCGGCCGATGAAGGACGGGGTGATCGCCGACTTCGACGTCACCGAGAAGATGCTCCGCTACTTCCTGGAGCTGATCATCAAGAACCGGATGTTCAAGATCAAGCCGCGCGTGATCGTCTGCGTGCCGTCCGGGATCACCGAAGTCGAAAAGCGCGCCGTGCGCGACTCCGCGCTTGGCGCGGGCGCCAAGGAGGTCTTCATGGTCGCCGAGCCGATGGCCGCGGCTATCGGGGTCGGGCTCCCCATCGAGACTCCCACCGGGAACATGGTTATCGATATTGGCGGGGGGACCACGGAGATCGCCGTGATCGCCCTCTCCGGCATCGTCTCCGATACCTCGATCCGCACAGCCGGGGATGAGCTCGACACGGCCATCGTCCAGTTCATGCGGAAGAATTACAACCTGCTGATCGGCGAGCCCACGGCGGAGCAGATCAAGATCACCGTCGGGTCCGCGGCTCCCGTCGGGGAGGAGCGCGAGATGGAGGTGAAGGGGCGCGACCTGGTCTCGGGGATCCCGAAGATCGTTCGCGTCCATTCGTCGGAGATCCGTGAAGCCATCCAGGAGCCGATCCAGCAGATCGTCGACGCGGTGCGTCGGGCCCTCGAGATCACCCCGCCGGAACTGTCCTCGGACATCGTCGATCGCGGCATCGTCATGACCGGTGGCGGTGCCCTGATTCGCGGTCTGGATGTCGTGCTCAGCCAGGAGACGGGCCTGCCGATCCACGTGGACGAAGACCCCCTGACCTGCGTCGTTCGTGGGGTAGGGCGCATCCTCGACGACGAGCAGAAGTACTTCTCGGTCCTTTCTTCCTGA